Proteins encoded within one genomic window of Bacillus sp. F19:
- a CDS encoding NDP-sugar synthase: protein MKAVILAGGEGCRLRPLTNHCPKPMVPILNKPVMEYSIELLKRHGITDIIMTVHYLSSSIRSHFGDGSKWGVTITYSEDGMPLGTAGSVKLAEQMLTESFLVISGDILTDFDLSAGIQHHEDQLAAATIFTKPLDLPIEYGVLLSSDKRMDKMFEKPNWSDLTKHSINTGIYILDPKIFTYLEDFTHYDFSKDVFPAILKHNEKISIFEAEGYWSDIGTLATYREAQFDMLHHKVSLPSKGKEIAKGIWMEDGVTIYDDVTLKGPIYISRNTIIHEGAIVGPQTVLSESAIIHEKSEITHSILWENSYVGKSCSIGGMIGHCQIQDHSALADINEETVNAWREYTKRDS from the coding sequence GTGAAAGCTGTGATCCTCGCAGGCGGAGAAGGCTGCAGGCTTAGACCTCTTACAAATCACTGTCCAAAACCAATGGTCCCTATATTAAACAAGCCTGTCATGGAATATAGCATTGAGTTATTAAAAAGACATGGAATAACTGATATTATTATGACTGTTCATTATCTGTCGTCTTCCATCCGTTCCCATTTTGGCGACGGTTCAAAATGGGGTGTCACTATTACTTACAGTGAAGACGGAATGCCTCTCGGTACAGCAGGAAGTGTAAAACTGGCAGAGCAAATGCTGACGGAATCATTTCTTGTTATAAGCGGAGATATTCTGACGGATTTTGATTTGAGTGCAGGAATACAGCATCATGAGGACCAGCTTGCAGCAGCGACTATCTTTACAAAACCGCTGGATTTGCCGATCGAGTATGGAGTGCTTTTGTCTTCAGATAAAAGAATGGATAAGATGTTCGAAAAGCCAAACTGGAGCGACCTTACTAAACATTCAATTAATACGGGGATTTATATTCTGGACCCAAAGATATTTACCTATCTCGAAGATTTTACTCATTATGACTTCAGTAAAGATGTGTTTCCTGCAATCTTAAAGCATAATGAGAAAATCAGTATTTTTGAAGCTGAGGGGTATTGGTCTGATATTGGGACACTTGCAACATATCGCGAGGCACAGTTTGACATGCTCCATCATAAAGTCAGTCTTCCTTCTAAGGGCAAAGAGATAGCTAAAGGCATCTGGATGGAGGATGGTGTGACCATTTATGATGATGTGACATTAAAAGGACCGATATATATAAGCAGAAATACGATTATTCATGAAGGCGCAATAGTAGGTCCGCAGACGGTTCTCTCAGAGTCTGCTATTATCCATGAAAAATCAGAAATTACCCATTCGATTTTATGGGAAAATAGCTATGTGGGAAAATCCTGCAGCATTGGCGGGATGATTGGCCACTGTCAGATTCAGGATCATTCAGCGCTCGCAGATATAAATGAAGAGACGGTTAATGCCTGGAGAGAGTATACGAAAAGGGATTCTTAA
- a CDS encoding DUF1957 domain-containing protein codes for MVKNSMIILHAHLPFITDYTNTEYEQLWLFEALSESYIPMLWSLNGVDNPSITISFSPTLMEMLTDKKTQEKYRCHLDKMILLIRSEFSRATNEEQSVLHFYLSHYNKIIQTFEEFKGNILKGYIDLFKRRKIEVITTCATHAILPFHCTDEGMKMQVETGMKVFEHHFGTAPKGFWLPEMAINDQTAQILIQQGIKYTFADSPEINGPVLNYKGLTIFKRNSEKANAVWDKHSGYPAHHVYREYYRDVGLTRNWEDIKEFAFLKKTRINTGLKLWSITGKTEDKTIYNDEIAFEQAENDAHNFLERLCSATELIVLPFDFELFGHWWFEGPAFLSELLKKENPFVLPSDWLKNKNKVSRHVGLGFSTWGRNGYGDIWLNEKTAEYFQHFHLIEKQLYSQSVNSREMNTRKKWYLIKEWMLAASSDWTFMIGNGTSADYGHYRIQKHLNHYYELSERSDEELENYNPEPDLFTFLPLKRNTSELQEFAVRPRILMVSTEYPPNLVGGLGRHVDELTNALAGQNYEVALLTIASDEELPLYENPVPNLHIYRIQSIQQKHQSLSEWVINYNRAFVQFLIKNSHIKYDLVHVHDWLTAGAGRSIQKLFKVPLIATIHATEMGRNGGIMTQLQKYIQREESLLVQAADQVIICSDYMLKEVTEQFHIPSEKLTVIPNGINLLKTNMYDKNSPKRNDISLTGQPYLFSMGRLVAEKGFDVLLSAIPGILKRFPKIHIVIAGDGPHRNEYEKKAKELNVHENVTFLGFIDEDLIHILLTHCEMTIIPSYYEPFGIVALESMAAKKLTIAANTGGLKEIIKHNENGLLFERGNSKALASAILEALQHKERADRLAQQGYKEILSRFAYEHIVKKVIQEYEVLYHKR; via the coding sequence ATGGTGAAAAACAGCATGATCATCCTTCATGCCCACTTGCCTTTCATAACTGACTATACAAATACAGAATATGAACAGCTCTGGCTTTTTGAAGCTCTCTCAGAATCGTATATTCCAATGCTTTGGAGTTTAAACGGTGTGGACAATCCGTCCATAACAATCTCTTTTTCCCCTACTCTTATGGAAATGCTGACCGATAAGAAGACCCAGGAAAAATACCGTTGTCACCTGGACAAGATGATTTTGTTAATCAGATCAGAATTCAGCAGGGCAACTAATGAGGAGCAATCAGTATTACATTTTTATCTTTCTCATTACAATAAGATCATCCAAACCTTTGAAGAATTTAAGGGCAATATTTTAAAAGGATATATTGATCTATTCAAAAGAAGAAAAATTGAGGTTATCACTACATGTGCAACGCATGCAATTCTCCCGTTTCATTGCACGGATGAAGGCATGAAAATGCAAGTGGAAACGGGAATGAAAGTGTTTGAACACCATTTCGGAACAGCTCCAAAAGGGTTTTGGCTTCCAGAAATGGCGATAAATGATCAAACCGCGCAGATTCTCATTCAACAAGGAATTAAATACACGTTTGCTGATTCTCCTGAAATAAATGGCCCTGTTTTGAACTATAAAGGCCTCACAATTTTTAAACGGAACAGTGAAAAAGCTAATGCTGTATGGGATAAGCATAGTGGATACCCTGCACATCATGTATATCGGGAATATTACCGGGATGTCGGGCTGACAAGAAATTGGGAAGATATTAAAGAGTTTGCATTTCTTAAAAAGACAAGAATCAATACCGGACTGAAACTTTGGAGCATAACTGGAAAGACGGAAGATAAAACGATTTATAATGATGAAATCGCATTTGAACAAGCTGAAAATGATGCTCATAATTTTTTGGAGAGGCTGTGTTCTGCAACTGAGCTTATCGTGCTTCCATTTGATTTTGAGTTATTCGGCCATTGGTGGTTTGAGGGTCCGGCCTTTCTTTCTGAGCTGTTAAAAAAGGAAAACCCGTTTGTTCTCCCTTCTGATTGGCTGAAAAATAAAAATAAGGTCAGCCGCCATGTCGGCTTAGGTTTTTCTACATGGGGAAGAAATGGGTACGGTGATATTTGGCTGAATGAAAAAACAGCGGAATACTTTCAGCACTTTCATTTAATCGAGAAGCAGTTATACAGCCAGTCTGTAAATTCCCGGGAAATGAATACAAGGAAAAAATGGTATCTTATTAAGGAATGGATGCTTGCCGCAAGCAGCGACTGGACATTCATGATTGGAAACGGCACTTCTGCTGATTATGGACATTATCGTATTCAAAAGCACCTAAATCATTATTACGAACTGAGCGAACGATCGGATGAAGAATTAGAAAACTATAACCCGGAACCAGATTTATTTACATTTCTTCCATTGAAAAGAAACACATCTGAGTTACAAGAGTTTGCTGTCAGGCCAAGAATACTGATGGTGTCTACAGAGTACCCCCCAAATCTTGTTGGGGGGCTTGGAAGACATGTGGATGAGCTGACAAATGCACTTGCTGGACAAAATTATGAAGTTGCGCTTCTTACAATAGCTTCAGATGAAGAACTCCCATTGTATGAGAATCCAGTTCCAAACCTTCATATATACCGGATTCAGTCTATTCAGCAAAAGCATCAGTCGCTCTCTGAGTGGGTAATAAATTACAATCGTGCATTTGTTCAATTTCTAATAAAGAATAGTCACATCAAATATGATTTAGTGCATGTTCATGATTGGCTGACAGCAGGGGCGGGAAGATCTATACAAAAGCTGTTTAAAGTGCCGCTGATTGCCACGATTCATGCGACAGAAATGGGAAGGAACGGCGGGATCATGACCCAGCTGCAAAAGTACATACAAAGGGAAGAAAGCCTGCTGGTGCAAGCTGCAGATCAAGTGATTATATGCAGTGACTATATGTTGAAAGAGGTCACGGAGCAATTTCACATACCTTCTGAAAAACTAACTGTAATCCCTAATGGAATAAATCTTTTAAAAACTAATATGTATGATAAAAATTCACCAAAGCGCAATGATATATCATTGACTGGGCAGCCTTATCTTTTCTCGATGGGAAGACTTGTCGCAGAAAAAGGTTTTGATGTGCTGTTATCCGCTATACCGGGTATTTTGAAGCGTTTTCCTAAAATCCACATTGTTATAGCAGGAGATGGACCGCATCGCAACGAATATGAAAAAAAAGCGAAAGAATTGAACGTTCATGAAAATGTAACATTCCTTGGTTTTATAGATGAAGACCTTATACATATACTCCTTACGCACTGTGAGATGACTATTATTCCGAGCTATTATGAACCATTTGGAATTGTTGCACTGGAGAGCATGGCGGCAAAAAAACTGACAATTGCTGCAAATACCGGCGGGTTAAAAGAGATTATCAAGCACAATGAAAATGGCCTCCTATTTGAGCGAGGAAATTCAAAAGCTTTGGCATCAGCAATCCTAGAGGCACTCCAACATAAAGAGCGGGCAGACCGTCTGGCCCAACAGGGATATAAAGAAATTTTGAGCCGTTTTGCCTATGAACATATCGTGAAAAAAGTTATTCAAGAGTATGAAGTGCTTTATCATAAAAGATAA
- a CDS encoding DUF4912 domain-containing protein: MVNQTSMDQLNHLHGDAMTLIMKNPSVLYLQWNVGFKTEIAISILCMEPFSSLKKTLRLYQKKKSSLYYKDFKITDEHTYLFIEGIGAASSYYAELILHTSENVKLTILKSNELKMTDTDGRDTDWTVYKGEPESWEKQFSAYTVYDK; the protein is encoded by the coding sequence TTGGTAAATCAGACCTCGATGGATCAATTAAACCATCTGCATGGAGATGCAATGACTCTTATAATGAAAAATCCATCTGTTTTGTATTTACAGTGGAATGTAGGGTTTAAAACTGAGATCGCGATCTCCATATTATGCATGGAGCCTTTTTCTTCTCTGAAAAAAACGTTAAGACTTTATCAAAAAAAGAAAAGCTCTCTTTACTATAAAGATTTTAAAATCACAGATGAACACACTTATCTTTTTATTGAAGGCATAGGAGCAGCTTCCAGCTACTATGCAGAATTAATTTTGCATACATCTGAAAATGTTAAACTGACTATTCTGAAGTCAAATGAATTGAAAATGACGGATACTGATGGCAGAGATACTGACTGGACAGTTTATAAAGGGGAACCTGAATCCTGGGAAAAGCAATTCTCAGCTTATACGGTATATGACAAATAG
- the phoU gene encoding phosphate signaling complex protein PhoU: MVVREKFEYDLKLLRDKLNEIAQLTELALTEAIQALETKNVEAALEIIENDERIDDLDEEINDLAILLIAKQQPVAIDLRRIIVAIKISNDIERMADFAVNIAKSTIRIGDEPLFKPIETIKKMHALAVEMLSLSVKAYNEEDVLLAKKVADMDDQVDDLYGQTIKELLEIMPERKELMQQITQLMFVCRYIERTADHATNISESVLYLVKGRRYDLNA; the protein is encoded by the coding sequence ATGGTGGTTAGAGAGAAATTTGAATACGATTTAAAATTGCTGCGTGATAAATTAAATGAAATTGCACAACTCACTGAGCTGGCTTTAACAGAAGCTATCCAGGCCCTGGAAACTAAAAACGTAGAAGCGGCGCTCGAAATCATTGAAAACGATGAGCGCATTGATGATTTGGATGAGGAAATTAATGATTTAGCTATCCTGCTTATTGCAAAACAGCAGCCAGTTGCGATTGATTTAAGACGTATTATTGTTGCCATTAAAATTTCTAATGATATCGAAAGAATGGCTGACTTTGCAGTTAATATCGCCAAATCAACGATCCGAATAGGTGATGAACCTTTATTCAAACCGATTGAAACAATCAAAAAAATGCATGCGCTTGCTGTAGAAATGCTTTCTCTTTCTGTTAAGGCATATAACGAGGAAGATGTCTTATTAGCTAAGAAGGTTGCTGATATGGACGATCAAGTAGATGATTTATATGGACAAACAATTAAAGAGCTTCTGGAAATCATGCCGGAGCGCAAAGAGCTTATGCAGCAGATTACTCAATTAATGTTTGTCTGCAGATATATTGAGCGTACTGCAGATCATGCAACGAATATTTCTGAAAGTGTCTTATATCTTGTAAAAGGCAGAAGATATGATTTAAATGCATAA
- the pstB gene encoding phosphate ABC transporter ATP-binding protein PstB, translating to MEMTKIVKEREENEEFETNAKKEKSIVYKTDNLNLWYGNDQALKNIDLDIYENEVTAIIGPSGCGKSTYIKTLNRMVELIPTVRTSGKIIYRGKNIFDKGYGVEDLRTRVGMVFQKPNPFPKSIYDNVAYGPRIHGIRDKKTLDAIVEKSLKGAAIWDEVKDRLKENAFGLSGGQQQRLCIARCLAIEPDVILMDEPTSALDPISTLKVEELVQELKKQYSIVIVTHNMQQAARISDRTAFFLNGEVVEYSETDRLFSNPSDKRTEDYITGRFG from the coding sequence ATGGAAATGACAAAAATTGTGAAAGAGCGCGAGGAAAACGAAGAATTTGAAACGAATGCAAAAAAAGAAAAAAGCATCGTTTACAAAACAGATAATCTCAACCTTTGGTACGGAAATGATCAGGCATTAAAAAATATTGACCTGGATATCTATGAAAATGAAGTAACGGCGATTATCGGACCGTCTGGCTGCGGAAAGTCTACTTATATTAAAACGCTAAACCGCATGGTTGAGCTGATTCCTACAGTTCGAACATCTGGAAAAATCATCTACCGCGGTAAAAATATCTTTGATAAAGGCTATGGAGTGGAAGATCTGCGCACACGAGTAGGCATGGTATTCCAAAAGCCAAATCCTTTCCCAAAATCAATTTATGACAATGTTGCATACGGTCCAAGAATCCATGGGATCCGTGACAAAAAGACACTTGATGCAATCGTTGAAAAGAGTTTAAAGGGTGCTGCCATCTGGGACGAAGTAAAAGACCGTCTAAAAGAAAATGCTTTCGGGTTATCTGGTGGTCAGCAGCAGCGTCTATGCATCGCCCGCTGTCTTGCAATTGAGCCGGATGTTATCTTAATGGATGAACCTACATCTGCTCTTGATCCAATTTCCACATTAAAAGTGGAAGAGCTTGTTCAGGAATTGAAAAAACAGTACAGCATTGTAATCGTTACTCACAATATGCAGCAGGCTGCACGTATCTCGGATCGGACTGCGTTCTTCTTAAATGGTGAAGTTGTTGAGTATTCAGAAACAGACCGTTTATTCTCAAATCCTTCAGATAAACGAACAGAAGATTACATTACTGGACGTTTCGGATAA
- the pstA gene encoding phosphate ABC transporter permease PstA: MNYINKDTVAKKMTSRLAVNGIYKGIFLLATSFALIVLAILLYRIFTQGFSYLTPEFFQNFASRRPEASGIKAALVGSLWMMAVVIPTGLILGVGTALYMEEYAKKNKFTNFLQINIANLAGVPSIVFGLLGLTVFVRFFDLGRSILAGGFTMSLLVLPVIVVASQEAIRSVPKEMREASYGMGATKWQTIRQVVLPAAVPGILTGSILAFSRAIGETAPLLVVGAFAFVNYLPESFLSTFTVIPIQIYNWASRPQADFQNVAAAGIIVLFIFLIVMNSVAVLIRNKFQKRY, translated from the coding sequence ATGAACTACATCAATAAAGACACTGTCGCAAAGAAAATGACGAGCAGATTGGCCGTTAATGGTATCTATAAAGGTATTTTCTTATTAGCGACAAGCTTTGCTCTAATTGTACTGGCGATTCTTTTATATCGGATATTCACTCAAGGATTTAGTTATTTGACTCCGGAATTCTTTCAAAACTTTGCTTCCAGAAGACCTGAGGCATCTGGAATAAAAGCTGCATTAGTAGGTTCCTTGTGGATGATGGCTGTCGTCATTCCAACTGGTTTAATTTTGGGAGTAGGGACGGCACTATATATGGAGGAGTATGCAAAGAAAAATAAATTTACAAACTTCCTGCAAATTAACATTGCCAACCTTGCAGGCGTTCCTTCCATTGTTTTCGGATTATTGGGCTTAACGGTTTTCGTGCGTTTCTTTGACCTCGGAAGAAGCATTCTCGCAGGTGGATTCACCATGTCGCTGCTTGTTCTTCCAGTTATTGTTGTTGCATCACAAGAAGCCATCCGTTCAGTTCCAAAAGAGATGCGCGAAGCATCTTATGGAATGGGTGCTACTAAGTGGCAGACAATTCGTCAAGTTGTTTTGCCTGCTGCTGTACCAGGTATATTAACAGGGAGTATCCTTGCTTTCTCAAGAGCAATTGGCGAAACTGCACCTCTGCTTGTGGTTGGAGCATTTGCCTTTGTAAATTACCTGCCGGAAAGTTTCTTGAGCACATTTACAGTCATACCTATTCAAATATATAACTGGGCTTCAAGGCCTCAGGCTGACTTCCAGAATGTTGCTGCTGCAGGAATTATTGTATTGTTTATTTTCTTGATCGTTATGAACTCAGTTGCCGTGTTAATTCGCAACAAGTTCCAAAAACGCTACTAA
- the pstC gene encoding phosphate ABC transporter permease subunit PstC: protein MATETSRSVSELIREKKEKKSWIKYTEKMVPAFLLLTAIISILTTVGILFTLIVETFTFFSQVPFIDFITQKEWYPFFESDPSYGIIALISGTLLVAVIAMVVALPLGLASAIYLSEYASDRVRRIIKPILEVLAGIPTIVYGFFALTFVTPLLQSMIPDLGFFNALSPGIVVGIMIIPMIASLSEDAMTSVPKSMREGALALGSTKFEVAIKVVLPAAVSGVVASFVLAISRAIGETMIVSLAGGATPKLTFDPTESIQTMTAYIVQVSSGDAGYGTTIYYSIYAVGMTLFLFTLLMNLLAQFISRRFREEY from the coding sequence ATGGCAACTGAAACTAGCCGCTCTGTCAGTGAACTGATCAGAGAAAAAAAAGAGAAAAAATCTTGGATAAAATATACAGAGAAAATGGTTCCTGCTTTTTTGCTGCTGACGGCAATTATATCCATCCTTACTACGGTAGGAATCTTATTTACACTGATCGTTGAAACATTTACCTTTTTCAGCCAGGTTCCGTTTATTGACTTTATTACACAAAAAGAATGGTATCCATTCTTTGAAAGCGATCCGTCATATGGAATTATTGCGTTAATTTCAGGAACCCTACTTGTAGCTGTAATAGCTATGGTAGTGGCTTTACCGTTAGGATTAGCTTCTGCTATTTATTTGAGTGAATATGCTTCAGATCGAGTCAGAAGAATTATTAAACCGATATTAGAAGTATTAGCTGGAATTCCGACGATTGTTTATGGCTTCTTCGCTCTTACATTTGTGACGCCATTGCTGCAATCAATGATTCCAGACTTAGGATTTTTCAATGCGCTTAGTCCGGGTATTGTTGTAGGAATCATGATTATTCCAATGATTGCATCTCTTTCTGAAGATGCAATGACTTCTGTCCCTAAATCAATGCGGGAAGGTGCCTTGGCACTAGGTTCTACTAAATTCGAGGTAGCGATAAAAGTTGTTCTTCCTGCTGCTGTATCAGGTGTTGTTGCATCATTTGTTTTAGCTATTTCAAGAGCAATCGGAGAAACAATGATTGTTTCTCTTGCAGGCGGAGCTACACCTAAGCTGACATTTGATCCGACAGAATCGATCCAGACGATGACTGCTTATATTGTTCAAGTAAGTTCAGGGGATGCGGGTTATGGCACAACAATCTACTATAGTATATACGCTGTAGGGATGACGCTGTTCCTCTTTACATTACTGATGAATTTACTGGCGCAGTTCATTTCTCGCCGCTTTAGGGAGGAATATTAA
- a CDS encoding PstS family phosphate ABC transporter substrate-binding protein → MKSFKFLAMTIMISSLLAFAAACGNGESSEGNGSENGSSEEAAQLEGEVGIDGSSTVAPIGEAVSEEFAMEYKDVKAPIGVSGTGGGFEKFVAGETDISQASRPIKDEEAKAAKDAGIEYTELQVAFDGLSVVVNKENDFIKELTVEDLKKIWVEDGKEKMWSDINPEWPKEKITLFSPGTDSGTYDYFDEVILNEEPVAKAATLSEDDNVLVKGVQSNKNAMGYFGYAYYLENKDTLKVVPIVNEEGKAVEPTNESVETGEYNPLSRPLYIYVNNASMKEKPQVAEFVKFYLENAGALSEEVGYVSLPEEKYTEQLETIEGLK, encoded by the coding sequence ATGAAAAGCTTCAAATTTTTAGCCATGACAATTATGATTTCATCATTGCTTGCATTCGCAGCAGCATGTGGAAATGGTGAAAGTTCAGAAGGCAATGGTTCAGAAAATGGATCTTCTGAAGAAGCAGCTCAATTAGAAGGTGAAGTTGGAATCGACGGATCATCAACTGTTGCTCCTATCGGTGAAGCAGTATCTGAAGAATTCGCTATGGAATACAAAGATGTTAAAGCTCCAATCGGCGTATCAGGAACTGGCGGCGGCTTTGAAAAGTTCGTAGCTGGCGAAACAGATATTTCTCAAGCATCACGTCCAATTAAAGATGAAGAAGCTAAAGCAGCGAAAGACGCTGGAATTGAATATACAGAATTACAAGTAGCATTTGACGGTTTATCAGTAGTAGTTAACAAAGAAAATGATTTCATTAAAGAATTAACTGTAGAAGATTTGAAAAAGATCTGGGTTGAAGACGGCAAAGAAAAAATGTGGTCTGACATTAACCCTGAATGGCCTAAAGAAAAAATTACATTATTCTCACCTGGTACTGATTCAGGGACATACGATTACTTCGATGAGGTAATTCTTAACGAAGAGCCTGTTGCTAAAGCAGCTACTCTTTCTGAAGATGACAATGTTTTAGTTAAAGGTGTACAAAGCAATAAAAATGCAATGGGTTACTTTGGTTATGCTTACTACTTGGAAAATAAAGATACATTGAAAGTTGTTCCTATCGTAAATGAAGAGGGAAAAGCCGTTGAACCGACTAATGAATCAGTTGAGACTGGCGAGTACAATCCGCTTTCACGCCCGCTTTACATTTATGTTAATAACGCTTCAATGAAAGAAAAGCCGCAAGTTGCTGAGTTTGTTAAATTCTACCTGGAAAACGCTGGCGCATTATCTGAAGAAGTTGGCTATGTAAGTCTTCCGGAAGAAAAATATACAGAACAGCTTGAAACAATCGAAGGTTTAAAATAA
- a CDS encoding penicillin-binding protein 2, whose product MSKKKKRTVQLRLNILFFLVFLVFSGMILRLGVVQIVYGEDYRNEVERNEEVNISTSVPRGKIFDRNYNTIVDNKPINAITYTRSNTTSQEERLEVAAKLAKIFDQDRTNSKEDQEELKQELEKITLRDKKDYWILTRPKEAEKKITKADRQKVLDGVMSDDDLYDLQLERITEKDLQEISIDELKILSIKREMDSGYALTPQIIKKDNISEQEFAYISEHLEDLPGVDITTDWERHYVYDKTLRTLIGSISSSEEGIPEDRLDYFTSRDYSRNDRVGKSYLEYQYEDILQGQKAKARNITDKSGNILETEIISEGKSGKDLIMTIDVQLQQEVEKIIEEELLAAKKKPGTALLDRAFVVMMDPRNGEMLSMAGKQIKKDENGKMVFEDYALGTMTSSYTMGSAVKGATVLSGFESGVIKPGTVQLDEPLYIKGSPPKKSYRNMGNIDDLEALQRSSNVYMFKTVIAMANGEYRRNKSLPLDTSAFSVLRNYYSQFGLGVKTGIDLPNEATGFKGEDLTPGLLLDLSIGQYDTYTPLQMAQYVSTIANGGYRMKPQLVKEIREPSPKDNLGSVIQSINPEILNRLDMKSEYIERVQEGFRRVMQEKNGTAYSYFSGADYFPAGKTGTAQAFYDGPNKDKFLSPTYNLTLVGYAPHNNPEVAFAVVVPWAYDTAKNSHPINNLIGRRVMDKYFELKSEQSKEGIQEGVGQPENARVIEDEMNR is encoded by the coding sequence ATGTCAAAGAAAAAGAAAAGAACAGTTCAGCTTCGCCTTAATATTTTGTTTTTCCTAGTATTTTTAGTTTTTTCAGGAATGATATTAAGGCTTGGGGTTGTTCAAATTGTATACGGCGAGGATTACCGCAATGAAGTTGAACGGAATGAGGAAGTGAATATCAGCACTTCGGTTCCGAGGGGGAAAATCTTTGACCGGAACTACAATACAATTGTCGATAATAAACCTATTAATGCCATTACATACACCAGGTCGAATACTACGTCACAAGAAGAACGTTTGGAAGTTGCAGCAAAGCTTGCAAAGATTTTTGACCAGGACAGAACGAACTCTAAAGAAGATCAAGAGGAACTGAAACAAGAGTTAGAAAAAATCACTCTCAGGGATAAAAAAGATTATTGGATTTTAACACGTCCAAAAGAAGCAGAAAAGAAAATTACAAAAGCGGATAGACAAAAAGTTCTTGATGGAGTCATGAGCGATGATGACCTCTACGATCTTCAGCTTGAGCGGATAACTGAAAAAGATTTGCAGGAGATTTCAATCGATGAATTAAAAATACTTTCGATAAAAAGAGAAATGGACAGCGGGTATGCATTAACGCCGCAAATTATCAAAAAAGACAATATTTCAGAACAGGAATTTGCCTATATTAGCGAGCATCTGGAAGATTTACCCGGTGTGGATATTACAACAGACTGGGAACGCCATTACGTTTATGACAAAACTTTAAGAACGCTGATTGGAAGCATCTCCTCTTCAGAAGAAGGCATTCCAGAGGATCGTCTGGATTATTTCACATCCCGTGATTACAGCAGAAATGACCGGGTGGGGAAAAGCTATTTAGAGTATCAATATGAGGATATTCTTCAAGGACAAAAAGCAAAAGCCCGCAATATTACTGATAAGTCCGGCAATATTCTTGAAACAGAAATTATATCTGAAGGAAAAAGCGGCAAGGACCTGATCATGACAATCGATGTACAGCTTCAGCAAGAGGTTGAGAAGATTATTGAGGAAGAACTGCTTGCTGCTAAGAAAAAACCTGGAACAGCTTTACTTGACCGCGCATTTGTCGTCATGATGGATCCTAGAAATGGCGAAATGCTGTCAATGGCAGGAAAGCAAATTAAAAAAGACGAAAACGGAAAAATGGTTTTTGAAGATTATGCATTAGGAACAATGACCAGCTCATACACAATGGGATCTGCAGTTAAAGGAGCTACAGTTCTTTCCGGCTTTGAGTCCGGTGTCATTAAACCCGGAACTGTCCAGCTTGATGAACCATTATATATTAAGGGATCTCCTCCCAAAAAATCGTACCGCAATATGGGGAATATTGATGATCTTGAAGCTCTGCAGCGGTCATCCAATGTGTATATGTTCAAAACTGTGATAGCAATGGCAAACGGGGAATACAGAAGAAACAAATCATTGCCCCTTGATACGTCTGCGTTCTCTGTGCTCCGTAATTATTACAGTCAGTTCGGATTAGGGGTAAAAACGGGTATAGACCTTCCTAATGAAGCAACCGGCTTCAAAGGAGAGGACCTGACTCCTGGATTATTGCTTGATTTGTCCATTGGACAATATGATACGTATACGCCGCTGCAAATGGCACAATACGTTTCAACAATAGCAAACGGCGGATACCGCATGAAACCTCAGCTTGTAAAAGAGATCAGAGAGCCGTCGCCTAAAGATAATCTTGGTTCCGTCATTCAATCAATAAACCCTGAAATTTTAAACCGGCTTGATATGAAGAGTGAGTACATTGAGAGGGTACAGGAAGGCTTCAGGCGTGTAATGCAGGAGAAAAATGGAACTGCCTATAGTTATTTTTCAGGGGCAGATTATTTTCCTGCAGGAAAAACAGGGACGGCACAGGCTTTCTATGATGGGCCCAATAAAGACAAATTTCTGTCTCCTACCTACAACTTAACACTTGTTGGATATGCTCCCCACAATAACCCGGAGGTTGCATTTGCTGTAGTAGTGCCATGGGCTTATGATACAGCTAAAAATTCACATCCAATTAATAATCTGATCGGAAGAAGGGTTATGGATAAATACTTTGAGCTGAAAAGCGAACAAAGCAAAGAAGGCATTCAGGAAGGTGTAGGTCAGCCGGAGAATGCAAGGGTGATTGAAGATGAAATGAATAGATAG